A region from the Pogoniulus pusillus isolate bPogPus1 chromosome 13, bPogPus1.pri, whole genome shotgun sequence genome encodes:
- the BHLHA15 gene encoding class A basic helix-loop-helix protein 15, which produces MKTKTKGKKQRHTVDKEAFPEESRMTKKELVKCLRRKERRNGRNKESSKVTTARGKHPWSSKDRHLRRLESNERERQRMHKLNNAFQALREVIPHVRAENKLSKIETLTLAKNYIKSLTSIILNMSNGHFPAAEGMGGAWGSKLYQQYPQQHGDNDHEEQL; this is translated from the coding sequence ATGAAGACCAAAACCAAAGGCAAGAAGCAAAGGCACACTGTTGACAAAGAAGCTTTTCCCGAGGAGTCACGAATGACAAAAAAAGAACTGGTGAAATGTTTGCGACGCAAAGAGAGGAGGAATGGGAGAAACAAGGAGAGCAGCAAAGTCACTACAGCCAGAGGCAAGCATCCCTGGAGCAGTAAGGACAGGCACttgaggaggctggagagcaacgAGCGGGAGAGGCAAAGGATGCACAAGCTCAACAACGCCTTCCAGGCTCTGCGAGAGGTGATCCCTCACGTGAGAGCCGAGAATAAGCTTTCCAAAATAGAGACTCTCACCCTGGCCAAGAACTACATCAAATCCTTGACCTCCATTATACTCAATATGTCCAatggacacttcccagcagcagaaggaatggGGGGAGCCTGGGGGTCCAAATTATACCAGCAGTATCCACAGCAGCACGGGGATAATGATCATGAAGAACAGCTATAA